From a region of the Tamandua tetradactyla isolate mTamTet1 chromosome 10, mTamTet1.pri, whole genome shotgun sequence genome:
- the MAGEF1 gene encoding melanoma-associated antigen F1: MCSAQCVRNNKQPTKGLGRGFSNPNEQAASGGDAAAALLTARAAPHILITATPRPGRAGKGDGDRRAPSLRDGDGLLPCRLATGCSSSGLGVMLQTLLAGRGRRAAATEAARSQRRRSGSRWRCGRCSERSLVRPRSPRAAAVSWSSLHPATVQSFRCSSHPSRTVHALHLPAREHVTETRSRCLPVPQAEAEKAGGRDGEIPALTASRGEAPSPLLRDSPNEALGAVSGEAAAEPALIQRGAKALAGRGVCRRLHPTVTELVHFLLAKDRTKSAITRSEMVKCVVGDFKDLFPEIIARAAEHLRLWARAETA, encoded by the exons ATGTGCAGCGCTCAGTGCGTGCGGAATAACAAGCAGCCAACAAAGGGACTCGGGAGAGGCTTCTCTAATCCAAATGAACAGGCGGCCAGTGGAGGGGACGCGGCTGCTGCGCTGCTCACAGCCCGTGCGGCCCCGCACATTCTGATCACGGCCACACCGCGACCCGGCCGGGCTGGGAAGGGCGACGGGGACCGCCGGGCCCCGTCTCTCCGGGATGGAGATGGACTGTTG CCATGCCGGCTGGCCACGGGCTGCTCCTCCTCTGGGCTTGGTGTTATGTTACAGACACTG TTGGCCGGAAGAGGCCGTCGCGCGGCGGCTACTGAGGCTGCGCGGTCGCAGCGCCGCCGCTCCGGTTCCCGGTGGCGGTGCGGCCGGTGTTCCGAGCGCTCGCTGGTGCGGCCCCGCAGCCCCAGAGCCGCAGCCGTCTCTTGGTCCTCCCTCCACCCGGCCACGGTTCAGTCCTTCCGCTGCAGCTCGCACCCCTCGCGGACAGTTCATGCGCTGCACCTGCCTGCCCGAGAACATGTTACAGAGACCCGGAGCCGTTGTCTCCCAGTCCCTCAGGCCGAGGCGGAGAAGGCTGGCGGTCGTGATGGTGAGATCCCGGCCCTGACCGCCTCGCGGGGGGAGGCCCCGAGCCCCCTCCTGCGGGACAGCCCCAACGAGGCCCTTGGCGCTGTGAGTGGCGAGGCGGCCGCGGAGCCCGCGCTCATCCAGAGAGGCGCAAAGGCCTTGGCCGGGCGCGGGGTCTGCCGCCGTCTGCACCCGACGGTGACAGAGTTAGTGCATTTCCTGCTGGCGAAGGACAGGACGAAGAGTGCCATCACACGCTCCGAGATGGTGAAATGCGTTGTCGGAGACTTTAAGGATCTGTTCCCTGAGATCATCGCAAGGGCCGCAGAGCACCTGCGTCTTTGGGCTCGAGCTGAAACAGCTTGA